One window of Saimiri boliviensis isolate mSaiBol1 chromosome 4, mSaiBol1.pri, whole genome shotgun sequence genomic DNA carries:
- the CUL9 gene encoding cullin-9 isoform X5: MVGERHAGDLMVPLGPRLQAYPEELIRQRPGHDGHPEYLIRWSVLKCGEAGKVGVEEGKAEHILMWLSAPEVYANCPGLLGERALSKGPQHEPAGVSGSFPRDPGGLDEVAMGEMEADVQALVRRAARQLAESGTPSLTAAVLHTIHVLSAYASIGPLTGVFRETGALDLLMHMLCNPEPQIRRSAGKMLQALAAHDAGSRAHVLLSLSQQDGIEQHMDFDSRYTLLELFAETTSSEEHCMAFEGIHLPQIPGKLLFSLVKRYLCVTSLLDQLNNSPELGAGDQSSPCATREKSRGQRELEFSMAVGNLISELVRSMGWARTLSEQGTSPPRPSRSIFQPYISGPSLLLPTIVTTPRRQGWVFRQRSEFSSRSGYGEYVQQTLQPGMRVRMLDDYEEISAGDEGEFRQSNNGIPPVQVFWQSTGRTYWVHWHMLEILGPEEATEDKASAAVVKRAGAPVLGTGFPSWDWNPMDGLYSLPYLQPEPQKNERVGYLTQAEWWELLFFIKKLDLCEQQPIFQKLRENLDETLGEKALGEISVSVETAEGLLQILSSRFEGSTLNDLLNSQIYTKYGLLSNEPSSLSTSRSHSCTPDPEEESKSEASFSEEETESPKAKAEVPKTEAEPTKTRTEPPMAQSDSQLFNQLLVAEGMTLPTEMKEAASEMARALRGPGPRSSLDQHVAAVVATVQISSLDTNLQLSGLSALSQAVEEVTERDHPLVRPDRLLREKLVKMLVELLTNQVGEKMVVVQALRLLYLLMTKHEWRPLFAREGGIYAVLVCMQEYKTSVLVQQAGLAALKMLAVASSSEIPTFVTGRDSIHSLFDAQMTREIFASIDSATRPGSESLLLTVPAAVILMLNTEGCSSAVRNGLLLLNLLLCNHHTLGDQIITRELRDTLFRHSGIAPGTEPMPTTRTILMMLLNRYSEPPGSPELAALETPIIQGQDGSPELLIRSLVGGPSAELLLDLERMLCREGSPGGAVRPLLKRLQQETQPFLLLLRTLDAPGPNKTLLLSVLRVMTRLLDFPEAVVLPWHEVLEPCLNCLSGPSSDSEIVQELTCFLHRLASMHKDYAVVLCCLGAKEVLSKVLDKHSAQLLLGCELQDLVTECEKYAQLYSNLTSSILAGCIQMVLGQIEDHRRTYQPINIPFFDVFLRHLCQGSSVEVKEDKCWEKVEVSSNPHRASKLMDHNPKTYWESNGSTGSHYITLHMHRGVLVRQLTLLVASEDSSYMPARVVVFGGDSTSCISTELNTVNVMPCASRVILLENLNRFWPIIQIRIKRCQQGGIDTRVRGVEVLGPKPTFWPLFREQLCRRTCLFYTIRAQAWSQDIAEDRRRLLQLCPRLNRVLRHEQNFADRFLPDDEAAQALGKTCWEALVSPLVQNITSPDEEGVSALGWLLDQYLEQRESSRNPLSRAASFASRVRRLCHLLVHVEPPPGPLPEPSSRPFSKNSKGRERSPAPSPVLPSSSLRNITQCWLSVVQEQVGRSKLKSAEGRGCSLYGISCLPPQVGRFLAAAWRAPDFVPRYCKLYEHLQRAGSELFGPRAAFTLALRSGFSGALLQQSFLTAAHVSPASSPQGCKLMFQVHLFLPYPFTFVPSPVSYSVPSFMVCPYPFPCSQMSERFARYIDQQIQGGLIGGAPGVEMLGQLQRHLEPIMVLSGLELATTFEHFYQHYMADRLLSFGSSWLEGAVLEQIGLCFPNRLPQLMLRSLSTSEELQRQFHLFQLQRLDRLFLEQEDKEEKGLEEEEEEEEEEEADKELFIEDPSPAISILVLSPRCWPVSPLCYLYHPRKCLPTEFCDALDRFSSFYSQSQNHPVLDMGPHRRLQWTWLGRAELQFGNQTLHVSTVQMWLLLNFNQKEEVSVETLLKDSDLSPELLLQALVPLTSGNGPLTLHEGQDFPHRGVLRLHEPGPQRSGEALWLIPPQAYLNVAKDEGRTLEQKRNLLSCLLVRILKAHGEKGLHIDQLVCLVLEAWQKGPNPPGSLGHAVAGGVACTSTDVLSCILHLLGQGYVKRRDDRPQILMYAAPEPMGPCWGQADVPFCGSQSKTSKPSPEAVATLASLQLPAGRTMSPQEVEGLMEQTVRQVQETLNLEPDVAQHLLAHSHWGTEQLLQSYSENPEPLLLAAGLCVPQAQAAPARPDHCPVCVSPLGRDDDLPSLCCMHYCCKSCWNEYLTTRIEQNLVLNCTCPIADCPAQPTGAFIRAIVSSPEVISKYEKALLRGYVESCSNLTWCTNPQGCDRILCRQGLGCGTTCSKCGWASCFNCSFPEAHYPASCGHMSQWVDDGGYYDGMSVEAQSKHLAKLISKRCPSCQAPIEKNEGCLHMTCAKCNHGFCWRCLKSWKPNHKDYYNCSAMVSKAARQEKRFQDYNERCTFHHQAREFAVNLRNRVSAIHEVPPPRSFTFLNDACQGLEQARKVLAYACVYSFYSQDAEYMDVVEQQTENLELHTNALQILLEETLLRCRDLASSLRLLRADCLSTGMELLRRIQERLLAILQHSTQDFRVGLQSPSVEAWEAKGPNVPGNQPQAASGPEAEEEEEEEEEEEDDEDDVPEWQQDEFDEELDNDSFSYDESENLDQETFFFGDEEEDEDEAYD, encoded by the exons ATGGTGGGGGAACGGCATGCTGGGGACCTCATGGTGCCCTTAGGGCCCCGGCTGCAGGCATACCCTGAAGAACTCATTCGGCAGAGGCCTGGGCATGATGGACATCCTGAATACCTGATCCGATGGAGTGTCCTGAAGTGTGGGGAAGCGGGCAAAGTGGGTGTGGAAGAAGGCAAAGCAGAGCACATCCTCATGTGGCTGTCAGCTCCTGAGGTCTACGCCAACTGCCCTGGGCTGTTAGGTGAGCGAGCACTATCTAAGGGACCTCAGCATGAACCAGCTGGGGTTTCAGGAAGCTTTCCTCGAGATCCAGGAGGCCTGGATGAAGTGGCAATGGGAGAGATGGAGGCTGATGTGCAGGCGCTGGTACGCAGGGCTGCCCGGCAGCTGGCAGAAAGTGGGACCCCAAGCCTCACAGCTGCTGTGCTTCACACCATCCATGTGCTCAGTGCCTATGCCAGCATCGGACCCCTTACTGGTGTCTTCAGAGAGACAGGAGCCCTGGACCTGCTCATGCACATGTTGTGCAATCCTGAGCCTCAGATCCGCCGGAGTGCAGGCAAAATGCTGCAGGCTCTGGCAGCCCACGATGCTG GGAGCCGGGCCCACGTCCTTCTGTCACTGAGCCAGCAAGATGGCATCGAGCAGCACATGGATTTTGACAGTCGCTATACATTGCTGGAGCTGTTTGCAGAAACCACATCCTCTGAAGAACACTGCATGGCCTTTGAGGGCATTCACCTGCCACAG ATCCCAGGAAAGCTGCTCTTTTCTTTGGTGAAGCGCTACCTTTGTGTCACCTCCCTCCTGGATCAGCTGAATAACAGTCCAGAGCTGGGAGCTGGAGACCAAAGCTCCCCATGTGCTACAAGAGAGAAAAGCCGGGGACAGCGGGAGCTGGAGTTCAGCATGGCTGTGGGCAACCTCATCTCTGAGCTGGTGCGGAGCATGGGCTGGGCCCGGACCCTCAGTGAACAGGGCACGTCACCTCCTCGGCCATCCAGGTCCATCTTTCAGCCCTACATTTCAGGCCCCAGCCTTCTACTCCCCACCATTGTCACCACCCCCAGAAGACAAGGGTGGGTTTTCCGCCAGCGCTCTGAATTCTCCAGCCGTAGTGGCTATGGAGAGTATGTGCAACAGACGCTGCAGCCGGGGATGCGAGTGCGGATGCTGGATGATTACGAGGAGATCAGTGCTGGGGACGAGGGCGAGTTCCGGCAGAGCAACAATGGCATTCCGCCTGTGCAG GTTTTCTGGCAGTCAACAGGCCGCACTTACTGGGTGCACTGGCACATGCTGGAGATCCTGGGCCCTGAGGAAGCCACTGAGGATAAGGCTTCAGCAGCTGTGGTGAAGCGGGCAGGGGCTCCTGTGTTGGGCACAG GGTTTCCCTCCTGGGACTGGAATCCTATGGACGGGCTCTACTCTTTGCCCTACCTCCAGCCCGAACCTCAGAAGAATGAGAGAGTGGGATATCTGACCCAGGCTGAGTGGTGGGAGCTGCTTTTCTTCATCAAAAAGTTGGACTTGTGTGAGCAGCAGCCAATTTTCCAGAAGCTTCGGGAGAACCTGGATGag ACCCTGGGTGAAAAGGCCCTGGGTGAGATCTCCGTGTCCGTGGAGACGGCCGAGGGTCTGCTGCAGATTCTCAGTAGTCGGTTTGAGGGCAGCACCCTCAATGACCTGCTCAACTCCCAGATCTACACCAAGTATGGGCTGCTGTCTAATGAACCAAGCAGCTTGTCTACTTCACGAAGCCACTCCTGTACCCCAGATCCAGAAGAGGAGTCCAAGTCAGAGGCCAGCTTCTCAGAGGAAGAGACTGAGTCCCCCAAAGCAAAGGCCGAGGTCCCTAAGACAGAGGCCGAGCCCACCAAGACAAGGACTGAGCCCCCCATGGCACAGAGTGATTCACAGCTATTTaaccagcttctggtggctgaaGGAATGACCCTGCCCACTGAGATGAAGGAGGCAGCCAGCG AAATGGCCAGAGCCTTGCGGGGTCCCGGTCCTCGCAGCTCCCTGGATCAGCATGTGGCAGCGGTTGTGGCCACCGTGCAGATATCCAGCTTGGACACAAACCTGCAGCTTTCTGGGCTCTCTGCCCTCTCTCAGGCTGTGGAGGAGGTCACTGAGCGGGACCACCCTCTGGTCCGTCCTGACAGATTGCTGAG AGAGAAGCTGGTGAAGATGCTGGTGGAGCTGCTGACCAACCAGGTGGGAGAGAAGATGGTGGTGGTGCAGGCGTTGCGCCTCCTGTACCTCCTCATGACCAAGCACGAGTGGCGGCCACTCTTTGCCAGGGAGGGTGGCATCTATGCTGTGCTGGTCTGCATGCAAGAATATAAGACTTCTGTCTTGGTACAGCAGGCTGGGCTGGCG GCACTGAAGATGCTCGCCGTCGCCAGCTCCTCGGAGATCCCCACTTTTGTTACTGGCCGAGATTCTATCCACTCTTTGTTTGATGCTCAGATGACCAGAGAGATCTTCGCCAGCATCGACTCAGCCACACGCCCGGGCTCTGAGAGCCTGCTCCTCACTGTCCCTGCAGCTGTGATCCTGATGCTGAACACTGAGGG GTGCTCTTCTGCAGTGAGAAATGGCTTGCTCCTGCTCAACCTGCTTTTGTGCAACCACCACACTCTGGGAGACCAGATTATAACCCGAGAGCTGAGAGACACCTTGTTTAGGCACTCAGGGATAGCACCGGGGACAGAGCCTATGCCTACCACACGCACCATCCTCATGATGCTTCTCAATCGCTACTCAGAGCCTCCGGGCAGCCCTGAGCTTGCAG CACTGGAGACCCCCATCATCCAGGGTCAGGATGGGTCGCCTGAGCTACTGATTCGATCCCTGGTGGGGGGCCCATCTGCAGAACTACTCCTGGATTTGGAGCGCATGCTATGCCGTGAGGGCAGCCCTGGGGGTGCTGTGAGACCCCTTCTCAAGCGCCTCCAGCAGGAAACCCAGCCTTTCCTCCTGTTGCTGCGGACTCTGGATGCTCCCGGGCCCAACAAGACTCTGCTGCTGTCTGTGCTGAG GGTCATGACCCGACTGCTGGATTTCCCTGAGGCAGTGGTCCTCCCTTGGCACGAGGTCTTGGAGCCCTGCCTCAACTGCCTGAGTGGCCCTAGCAGTGACTCTGAG ATTGTTCAGGAGTTGACCTGCTTCCTACATCGCCTGGCCTCGATGCATAAGGACTATGCTGTGGTTCTCTGCTGCCTGGGCGCAAAAGAGGTCCTCTCCAAAGTCCTGGACAAGCACTCAGCTCAGCTGCTGCTGGGCTGTGAGCTTCAGGacctggtgacagagtgtgaGAAGTATGCACAGCTCTACAGCAACCTCACCTCCAGCATTCTGGCCGGCTGCATTCAG ATGGTTCTGGGCCAGATTGAAGACCACAGACGAACCTACCAACCCATCAATATCCCCTTCTTTGATGTGTTCCTCAGGCATCTCTGCCAGG GCTCCAGTGTGGAAGTGAAGGAGGACAAGTGCTGGGAGAAGGTGGAGGTGTCCTCCAACCCGCACCGGGCCAGCAAGCTGATGGACCATAACCCCAAAACCTACTGGGAGTCCAACGGCAGCACCGGATCCCACTACATCACCCTGCACATGCACCGTGGGGTTCTTGTTAG gCAGCTCACTTTGCTGGTGGCCAGTGAGGACTCAAGCTACATGCCAGCCAGAGTGGTGGTGTTTGGGGGTGACAGCACCAGCTGCATCAGCACTGAGCTCAACACG GTGAATGTGATGCCCTGTGCCAGCCGGGTGATCCTTCTGGAGAACCTGAACCGTTTCTGGCCCATCATCCAGATCCGCATAAAGCGCTGCCAGCAG GGCGGCATTGACACCCGGGTTCGGGGTGTGGAGGTCCTGGGTCCTAAGCCCACATTCTGGCCACTGTTCCGGGAGCAGCTGTGTCGCCGAACATGTCTCTTTTACACAATTCGGGCACAAGCCTGGAGCCAGGACATAGCAGAAgaccgccgccgcctcctccagCTCTGTCCCAG ACTGAACAGGGTTTTGCGCCACGAGCAGAATTTCGCTGACCGCTTCCTCCCTGACGACGAGGCCGCCCAAGCGCTGGGCAAGACCTGCTGGGAGGCCCTGGTCAGCCCCCTGGTGCAGAACATCACCTCTCCCG ATGAAGAAGGTGTGAGTGCCCTGGGGTGGCTGCTGGATCAGTACTTAGAACAGAGAGAGAGCTCGCGGAACCCCCTGAGTCGAGCAGCGTCCTTTGCTTCTCGCGTCCGTCGGCTTTGCCACTTGCTGGTGCATGTGGAGCCTCCTCCTGGGCCTCTTCCTGAGCCATCCTCTCGGCCCT TCAGCAAGAACAGTAAGGGTCGGGAGCGGAGCCCGGCGCCTTCACCAGTGCTTCCCAGCAGCAGCCTGAGGAACATAACCCAGTGCTGGCTGAGCGTGGTGCAGGAGCAGGTAGGCAGAAGCAAGCTGAAGTCTGCAGAGGGGAGGGGCTGCTCCCTTTACGGCATTTCTTGCCTCCCTCCTCAGGTCGGCAGATTTCTGGCTGCAGCCTGGAGGGCCCCAGACTTTGTGCCTCGTTACTGTAAACTCTATGAGCACTTGCAGAGAGCAGGCTCCGAGCTGTTTGGGCCTCGGGCAGCCTTCACGCTGGCTCTGCGCAGCGGCTTCTCTGGCGCCTTGCTGCAGCAGTCCTTCCTCACTGCTGCTCACGTGAGTCCCGCCAGCTCCCCACAGGGCTGTAAGCTCATGTTCCAAGTTCATCTCTTTCTGCCCTACCCTTTCACCTTCGTTCCCTCCCCAGTCTCCTACTCCGTTCCCTCATTCATGGTTTGCCCATATCCTTTCCCTTGCTCCCAGATGAGTGAGCGGTTTGCCAGGTACATTGACCAACAGATCCAGGGTGGCCTGATTGGTGGAGCTCCTGGAGTGGAAATGCTGGGGCAGCTTCAGCGGCACCTAGAACCCATCATGGTCCTTTCTGGTCTGGAACTGGCCACAACTTTTGAGCACTTCTATCA GCATTACATGGCGGACCGTCTCCTGAGCTTTGGCTCAAGCTGGCTGGAGGGGGCCGTGCTAGAGCAGATTGGCCTCTGTTTTCCCAACCGCCTCCCCCAGCTGATGCTGCGGAGCCTGAGCACCTCTGAGGAGCTGCAGCGCCAGTTCCACCTCTTCCAGCTCCAGCGGCTCGACAGGTTGTTTTTGGAGCAGGAAGACAAGGAGGAAAAGGGACTAGAGGAAGAGGAG gaggaagaggaggaagaggaagctgaCAAAGAACTGTTTATCGAAGATCCAAGTCCAGCCATTTCTATACTGGTCCTGTCACCACGCTGCTGGCCGGTCTCCCCACTCTGCTACCTGTACCATCCCAGAAAGTGCCTTCCCACAGAATTCTGTGATGCCCTTGACCGTTTCTCCAGTTTCTACAGCCAGA GTCAGAACCATCCAGTCCTGGACATGGGACCGCATCGGCGCCTGCAGTGGACATGGCTGGGCCGGGCTGAGCTGCAGTTTGGGAACCAGACTCTGCATGTGTCCACCGTGCAGATGTGGCTGCTACTGAATTTCAATCAGAAAGAG GAGGTGTCAGTAGAGACCTTGCTGAAGGATTCTGACCTCTCCCCAGAGCTGCTGCTCCAGGCGCTTGTGCCCCTCACCTCAGGGAATGGCCCTCTGACCCTGCATGAGGGTCAGGACTTTCCACACAGGG GTGTGCTTCGGCTTCATGAGCCTGGTCCCCAGCGCAGTGGAGAGGCCCTGTGGCTGATACCTCCCCAGGCGTACCTGAACGTAGCAAAGGATGAGGGCCGAACCCTGGAACAAAAGAGGAATCTCTTGAGCTGTCTTCTTGTTCGTATTCTCAAAGCCCACGGGGAAAAGGGCCTCCACATTGATCAGCTGGTTTGTCTG GTGCTGGAGGCCTGGCAGAAGGGTCCAAATCCTCCTGGAAGCCTGGGCCACGCTGTTGCTGGAGGTGTGGCCTGTACCAGTACAGATGTCCTCTCTTGCATCCTGCACCTCTTGGGCCAGGGCTATGTGAAACGGCGTGATGACCGGCCCCAGATCCTGATGTATGCTGCTCCAGAACCCATGGGGCCCTGCTGGGGTCAGGCAGATGTCCCTTTCTGTGGCAGCCAGAGCAAGACCTCCAAACCTAG CCCAGAAGCTGTGGCTACCCTGGCATCTCTACAGTTGCCTGCAGGCCGCACCATGAGCCCCCAGGAAGTAGAAGGCTTGATGGAACAGACGGTGCGTCAGGTGCAGGAGACACTGAACTTAGAGCCAGATGTCGCTCAGCACCTTCTGGCTCATTCCCACTGGGGCACCGAACAGCTGCTGCAGAGCTACAGTGAGAACCCTGAGCCACTGCTGCTGGCTGCTGGGCTGTGTGTACCCCAGGCCCAGGCTGCACCTGCACGGCCAGACCACTGCCCCGTCTGTGTGAGCCCCCTGGGGCGTGACGACGACTTGCCCTCCCTCTGCTGCATGCACTACTGCTGTAAG TCTTGCTGGAACGAGTACCTGACAACTCGGATCGAGCAGAACCTTGTGTTGAATTGTACCTGCCCCATTGCCGACTGCCCCGCCCAGCCCACCGGAGCCTTTATTCGTGCCATCGTCTCCTCGCCAGAGGTCATCTCCAAG TACGAGAAGGCACTCCTGCGTGGCTATGTGGAGAGCTGCTCCAACCTGACGTGGTGCACCAACCCGCAGGGCTGCGACCGTATCCTGTGCCGTCAGGGTCTGGGCTGTGGGACCACCTGCTCCAAGTGTGGCTGGGCCTCTTGCTTCAACTGTAGCTTCCCTGAG GCACACTACCCTGCCAGCTGTGGCCACATGTCTCAGTGGGTCGATGACGGCGGCTACTACGATGGCATGAGCGTGGAGGCGCAGAGCAAGCACCTGGCCAAGCTCATCTCCAAGCGCTGTCCCAGCTGCCAGGCTCCCATCGAGAAGAACGAGGGGTGCCTGCA CATGACCTGCGCCAAATGTAACCATGGATTCTGCTGGCGCTGCCTCAAGTCCTGGAAGCCAAATCACAAAGACTATTACAactgctctgccatg GTGAGCAAGGCAGCTCGCCAAGAGAAGCGATTTCAGGACTATAACGAGAGGTGCACTTTCCATCACCAGGCACGG GAGTTTGCTGTGAACCTGCGGAACCGGGTGTCTGCCATCCATGAAGTGCCCCCGCCCAGATCCTTCACCTTCCTCAATGATGCCTGCCAGGGACTGGAGCAGGCTCGGAAG GTGCTGGCCTATGCCTGCGTGTACAGCTTCTACAGCCAGGACGCGGAGTACATGGACGTGGTGGAGCAGCAGACGGAGAACCTGGAGCTGCACACCAATGCCCTGCAGATCCTCCTGG AGGAGACCCTGCTGCGCTGCAGAGACCTGGCCTCCTCCCTGCGCCTCCTTCGGGCCGACTGCCTCAGCACAGGCATGGAGCTGCTCCGGCGGATCCAGGAGAGGCTGCTTGCCATCCTGCAGCATTCCACCCAG GATTTCCGGGTTGGTCTCCAGAGTCCCTCAGTAGAGGCCTGGGAGGCAAAAGGACCCAACGTGCCCGGCAATCA GCCCCAGGCCGCCTCAGGGCcagaggcggaggaggaggaggaggaggaggaggaggaggaagacgatGAGGATGATGTGCCCGAGTGGCAGCAGGATGAATTTGATGAGGAGCTGGACAATGACAGCTTCTCCTACGATGAGTCCGAGAACCTGGACCAAGAGACTTTCTTCTTTGgtgatgaggaggaggatgaagatgaGGCCTATGACTGA